Proteins encoded in a region of the Gemmatimonadaceae bacterium genome:
- a CDS encoding DUF362 domain-containing protein produces MVLRVDALDRREFIRAVAAGVALMPTLGKAGAAQAIGPRRSRVALVTTADRKRGVAEVLKLLDLSAVKGKKVVIKPNFNSADEAPGSTHNDTLGQLVTELHDRNARSVTLGESSGPPKTQGVMEKKGTFDLAREHRFDVVDYEQIAAQDWVAFPSAHWPDGYSLPRLVVEADYNVSTCCLKTHGFGGVFTMSLKLSVGLTPKSIRRTMHASPEMRRMIAELNTGYRPDLIVLDGVLAFTDGGPSRGELKQGNVMIAGTDRVAVDAVGVAMLKHLGANPAIMSRKIFEQEQIARAVELKLGVESADAIELVTADAASQKTANALRAILAQG; encoded by the coding sequence ATGGTCTTGCGCGTGGATGCCCTGGATCGCCGCGAATTCATTCGCGCCGTTGCGGCGGGCGTCGCCCTGATGCCGACGCTCGGCAAGGCTGGCGCAGCGCAGGCAATCGGACCGCGCCGCAGCCGGGTGGCGCTCGTGACCACCGCCGACCGCAAGCGCGGCGTCGCCGAGGTACTCAAGCTGCTCGACCTCTCCGCGGTGAAGGGCAAGAAGGTCGTCATCAAGCCGAACTTCAATTCGGCCGACGAGGCGCCGGGCTCGACGCACAACGATACGCTGGGCCAACTGGTGACCGAGTTGCACGATCGGAATGCGCGCAGCGTGACCCTGGGCGAGTCGAGCGGTCCGCCGAAGACGCAGGGCGTGATGGAGAAGAAGGGGACCTTCGATCTGGCGCGCGAACACCGCTTCGACGTGGTGGACTACGAGCAGATTGCGGCCCAGGACTGGGTGGCGTTTCCCAGCGCGCATTGGCCGGACGGCTATTCCCTGCCACGGCTCGTCGTGGAAGCCGACTACAACGTCTCGACGTGCTGCCTGAAGACGCACGGCTTTGGCGGCGTCTTCACGATGTCGCTGAAGCTCTCCGTGGGACTCACGCCCAAGTCGATCCGGCGGACGATGCACGCCTCCCCGGAGATGCGGCGCATGATCGCCGAACTGAACACGGGCTACCGTCCCGACCTGATCGTCCTGGACGGCGTGTTGGCGTTCACCGACGGCGGACCGTCGCGCGGCGAGCTGAAACAGGGGAACGTGATGATTGCCGGCACGGACCGCGTCGCAGTGGACGCGGTGGGCGTGGCGATGCTCAAGCACCTCGGCGCCAACCCGGCGATCATGTCGCGCAAGATCTTCGAGCAGGAGCAGATTGCGCGCGCGGTCGAGCTGAAGCTCGGCGTCGAAAGCGCCGATGCGATTGAGTTGGTGACGGCGGATGCCGCGAGCCAGAAGACGGCCAACGCGCTGCGGGCGATCCTCGCGCAAGGATGA
- a CDS encoding DUF5916 domain-containing protein, whose amino-acid sequence MINPRLLALLLATLPIVAFAQTPRVHATRDALKLDGRLDEAAWSRADSIDDFRQRDPVEGAPATERTVVRFIAAHDGLWVGVHAYDREPSRILHAQLRRDTELETDDGVQVLLSPLQDKRTAFWFAVNPNGAMTDGEVVSFEHDNINWDAVWDSRAAITADGWVAEIFIPWQTLRYRASATSWDVNVLRVIRRKNEEVLWKAWRRTEGLKFLEKAGEVEGFNDLPPRATVELRPYASATGNGTTRAYSPDGTFSAAGEAGLKGAFGLDAKLAPSRGLTLDLTTNADFAQADVDRQIINFSRFPLFLPERRPFFTEGAGIFDFGRPQETQLFYSRRIGLSRDGEPIPLQAGARLSGRIGSQQVGVIAVRTGGDRPTSDAVVRVRRDLLGRGYVGAMFTGTDARGEQPSTATGLDINLPFIVRGQNLVFLAATSWTHDSTGGAPNYSRFAIDFPNDFADIVNRIERVEAGFNPALGFVRSDGIVRYGGSFRITPRPHIPHVRQLEFNLLNYQYVRRLDGSMDNASFEVTPFGVRFSSGDEFQVNLQRQGDAPLESFDVFDGTTITPGNYWYDRWGFEYDGSSRRPLRLNVEASFGEFYTGVGEDYRVSVEGRWQPHVLWSLEYGYTDGRFPSSRFIARTTTARIDYALTPRLNTTLFAQWNNESNRGALNARLRWTRSPGSDLYVVLNSAWPTSLEGRSIPWSRPSRGGVVVKYVQYLRY is encoded by the coding sequence ATGATCAATCCCCGTCTGCTGGCGCTGCTGCTCGCGACGCTGCCGATAGTCGCCTTCGCTCAAACGCCTCGTGTTCACGCGACGCGTGATGCCCTGAAACTCGACGGCCGGCTCGATGAGGCGGCCTGGTCGCGCGCCGACAGCATCGATGACTTCCGGCAGCGCGATCCGGTGGAGGGTGCGCCGGCCACCGAGCGCACGGTCGTACGGTTCATCGCGGCGCACGACGGACTGTGGGTGGGCGTTCACGCCTACGATCGCGAGCCGTCGCGGATCCTGCACGCGCAGCTGCGGAGAGACACCGAGTTAGAGACGGACGACGGCGTGCAGGTGCTGCTCTCCCCGCTGCAGGACAAGCGCACGGCGTTCTGGTTCGCGGTCAATCCCAACGGCGCGATGACGGATGGCGAGGTGGTGTCGTTCGAGCACGACAACATCAACTGGGATGCCGTCTGGGACTCCCGGGCCGCAATCACCGCCGATGGCTGGGTGGCGGAGATCTTCATTCCGTGGCAGACGCTGCGATATCGGGCGAGCGCAACCTCGTGGGATGTGAACGTGCTGCGCGTGATCCGGCGAAAGAACGAAGAGGTGCTGTGGAAAGCCTGGCGGCGAACCGAGGGGCTCAAGTTCCTCGAGAAGGCTGGCGAGGTGGAAGGATTCAACGACCTCCCGCCGCGCGCGACGGTGGAGCTGCGGCCGTACGCGTCGGCCACGGGAAACGGGACGACGCGCGCGTACTCGCCAGATGGCACGTTCAGCGCCGCTGGCGAGGCCGGGCTGAAGGGCGCCTTCGGACTCGATGCCAAGCTCGCCCCGTCACGCGGGTTGACGCTCGACCTCACCACCAACGCCGACTTCGCCCAGGCGGACGTGGACCGGCAGATCATCAACTTCAGCCGATTCCCGCTCTTCCTTCCCGAGCGGCGCCCCTTCTTCACCGAAGGCGCGGGGATCTTCGACTTCGGCCGCCCGCAGGAGACCCAATTGTTCTACAGCCGGCGGATCGGGCTCTCGCGTGACGGCGAACCGATTCCCCTCCAGGCGGGGGCGCGGCTGTCAGGGCGCATCGGAAGCCAGCAAGTGGGCGTGATCGCGGTGCGCACCGGCGGCGACCGCCCAACCTCGGACGCGGTGGTCCGCGTGCGACGCGACCTGCTGGGGCGCGGCTATGTGGGCGCGATGTTCACGGGCACGGATGCGCGCGGTGAGCAGCCGTCCACCGCGACGGGACTGGACATCAACCTGCCGTTCATCGTGCGCGGACAGAACCTCGTCTTCCTCGCGGCAACGTCATGGACGCACGACAGCACCGGCGGGGCGCCCAACTACTCGCGTTTTGCCATCGACTTCCCGAACGACTTCGCCGACATCGTCAATCGCATCGAGCGCGTGGAAGCCGGGTTCAACCCGGCGCTGGGTTTTGTCCGCTCCGACGGCATCGTGCGGTATGGCGGGTCCTTCCGAATCACGCCACGGCCGCACATACCGCATGTCCGCCAACTCGAGTTCAACCTCCTGAACTACCAGTACGTCCGGCGCCTGGACGGCAGCATGGACAACGCCTCGTTCGAGGTCACGCCGTTCGGCGTGAGGTTCAGCTCGGGCGACGAGTTTCAGGTGAACCTGCAGCGTCAGGGAGACGCACCGCTCGAGTCCTTCGACGTGTTCGACGGGACGACGATCACCCCAGGCAATTACTGGTACGATCGCTGGGGCTTCGAGTACGATGGATCGTCACGCCGTCCGCTGCGCCTGAACGTCGAAGCAAGCTTCGGGGAGTTCTACACCGGCGTCGGCGAGGACTACCGAGTGTCCGTCGAGGGACGCTGGCAGCCGCACGTGCTCTGGTCGCTGGAGTACGGCTACACCGATGGCCGCTTCCCCTCGTCGCGATTCATCGCGCGAACGACCACCGCTCGCATCGACTACGCCCTGACCCCGCGGCTCAATACGACGCTCTTCGCCCAGTGGAACAATGAGTCCAATCGCGGGGCCCTGAATGCGCGCCTTCGCTGGACCCGCTCGCCGGGGAGCGATCTGTATGTCGTGTTGAACAGTGCGTGGCCGACGTCCCTCGAGGGACGCTCGATCCCGTGGTCGCGGCCCTCACGAGGCGGGGTGGTGGTGAAGTATGTGCAGTACCTGCGGTACTAG
- a CDS encoding glycoside hydrolase family 20 zincin-like fold domain-containing protein: MKRACLVLIAALPFAAAAQAPRLLPAPREFTAGTTVPLKGTISVTAGADKEDKFAAADLAAALKERGAKVAVGGTLAVQLMRSGTVEAKALLARHKLTFTPDMKDEGYVLVAEPKSIKVVGASAAGLFYGAQTVRQLITGQGTAMTLQTGVVRDWPAMRWRGFHDDLSRGPVPTLEFQKRIIRTIAAYKMNAYSPYYEHTLAYNSDPLVGPPGGAMTREQVKELVAYAKPFHVEIIPEQEAFGHLHHALKYEIYSKVAETPHGHVLAPGQPESMNIIKRWFSEIDSLFPSQFVHLGADETFELGKGQTKEAVAKDGLGNVYLKFLGDIERELRAQGSKKTFLFWGDIAMESPQLVNSLPKDMVAVAWNYWSTGNFERYLTPFSGSGMQTWVAPGVNNWSMTYPDNNIALKNIQGFVRDGQKLGATGMLNTSWGDDGEEIFNQTWYGVLFGAAASWQPGESSIPHFQRSYGLQFHGDTTGKIDAAQQHLMLAHAALSKAGAGNGHDFLYWVDPYSSEGMEIAKKVRVAAPELRVHAESASVLIAQARRLQPTLREQDALDAMDMGARRLDLIGMKFQFADEMVKAYAGSIDPARTTPVTWVELSEISGINGRLQTMREAYVLGRELYEKSWRAENRPYWLQNVLTRYDSAIQLWWNRALMMDAARREFSRTKKMPPPERRPIPASMPQ; encoded by the coding sequence ATGAAGCGCGCTTGCCTCGTTCTGATCGCCGCCCTCCCCTTCGCCGCCGCCGCACAAGCCCCACGGCTGCTTCCTGCCCCGCGTGAGTTCACTGCCGGGACGACCGTCCCGCTGAAGGGCACCATCTCGGTCACCGCCGGCGCCGACAAGGAGGACAAGTTCGCGGCCGCCGACCTTGCCGCCGCGCTCAAGGAGCGCGGCGCCAAGGTCGCGGTCGGCGGTACCCTCGCCGTTCAGCTGATGCGCAGCGGCACCGTCGAGGCCAAGGCCCTCCTCGCAAGGCACAAGCTGACCTTCACGCCGGACATGAAGGACGAAGGGTACGTCCTCGTGGCCGAACCGAAGTCCATCAAGGTCGTCGGCGCCTCCGCGGCCGGTCTCTTCTACGGCGCCCAAACCGTCAGGCAGCTCATCACCGGACAGGGCACGGCGATGACCCTGCAGACGGGCGTCGTCCGCGACTGGCCCGCCATGCGCTGGCGCGGCTTCCACGACGATCTCTCGCGCGGTCCGGTCCCGACGCTCGAGTTCCAGAAGCGCATCATCCGCACCATCGCGGCATACAAGATGAACGCGTACTCGCCGTACTACGAGCACACGCTGGCCTACAACAGCGACCCGCTGGTTGGCCCGCCCGGCGGTGCGATGACCCGCGAACAGGTGAAGGAGCTGGTCGCCTACGCCAAGCCCTTCCATGTCGAGATCATTCCGGAGCAGGAGGCCTTCGGCCACCTGCATCATGCGCTCAAGTACGAGATCTACAGCAAGGTCGCCGAGACGCCGCACGGCCACGTGCTGGCGCCGGGCCAGCCGGAGTCGATGAACATCATCAAGCGGTGGTTCAGCGAGATCGATTCCCTGTTCCCGTCACAGTTCGTGCACCTCGGCGCGGACGAGACGTTCGAGCTGGGCAAGGGCCAGACGAAGGAGGCCGTCGCCAAGGACGGGCTCGGCAATGTCTACCTGAAGTTCCTCGGCGACATCGAACGGGAACTGCGCGCCCAGGGGAGCAAGAAGACGTTCCTGTTCTGGGGCGACATCGCCATGGAGTCGCCACAACTCGTCAACTCGCTGCCGAAGGACATGGTCGCGGTGGCCTGGAACTACTGGAGCACGGGCAACTTCGAGCGGTACCTCACGCCGTTCAGCGGCAGCGGCATGCAGACGTGGGTTGCCCCCGGGGTCAACAATTGGTCGATGACGTACCCCGATAACAACATCGCCCTCAAGAACATCCAGGGCTTCGTGCGCGACGGACAGAAGCTCGGCGCCACCGGAATGCTCAACACCAGCTGGGGCGACGACGGAGAGGAGATCTTCAACCAGACGTGGTACGGCGTGCTCTTCGGGGCCGCCGCTTCGTGGCAGCCGGGGGAGTCGTCGATTCCCCATTTTCAGCGCTCGTATGGACTGCAGTTCCACGGCGATACCACCGGCAAGATTGACGCCGCCCAGCAGCACCTGATGCTGGCCCACGCCGCGCTCAGCAAGGCGGGCGCCGGCAACGGCCACGATTTCCTGTACTGGGTGGACCCGTACTCGTCGGAAGGGATGGAGATCGCCAAGAAGGTGCGCGTTGCCGCGCCGGAGCTGCGAGTCCATGCCGAGTCGGCCTCGGTGCTCATCGCGCAGGCGCGTCGCCTGCAGCCGACGCTGCGCGAGCAGGATGCGTTGGATGCCATGGACATGGGCGCGCGCCGCCTCGACTTGATCGGCATGAAATTCCAGTTCGCCGACGAGATGGTGAAGGCGTACGCTGGAAGCATCGACCCGGCGCGCACGACGCCCGTCACCTGGGTGGAGCTCTCGGAGATCTCCGGCATCAACGGCCGTCTGCAGACGATGCGCGAAGCCTATGTGCTGGGCCGTGAACTCTACGAGAAGAGCTGGCGGGCCGAGAACCGGCCGTACTGGCTGCAGAACGTGCTCACCCGCTACGACTCGGCCATCCAGCTCTGGTGGAACCGGGCGCTCATGATGGATGCGGCGCGGCGTGAGTTCAGCCGGACCAAGAAGATGCCGCCACCCGAACGGAGGCCCATTCCGGCAAGCATGCCCCAATAG
- a CDS encoding DUF1295 domain-containing protein — protein MEAGMALVAALGVAGGLMLVAWQLYRVTDKASWVDAFWAGNLAVITFGYAVFLSGDATRRAVVAVVGGLWGARLAAHIAVRVMRGPEDPRYVALRAEWGGKLARRFLRFFMLQAVVDVVLSVPFLLMALDAAPFGRPLELAGLMLWAIALGGESVADAQLARFKRDPAHRGRVCRIGLWSVSRHPNYFFEWLIWIAFALMASGAPWGWVGWSAPILMLYFLLRVTGIPLTEKQAVATKGEAYRAYQRDVSAFFPWGPRRG, from the coding sequence ATGGAAGCAGGCATGGCGCTCGTCGCCGCCCTGGGAGTTGCCGGAGGGCTGATGCTGGTCGCGTGGCAGCTCTACCGGGTCACGGACAAGGCGAGCTGGGTGGACGCATTCTGGGCCGGCAACCTGGCGGTAATCACTTTCGGCTACGCCGTCTTCCTGTCGGGCGACGCAACGCGTCGCGCCGTGGTCGCCGTCGTCGGCGGCCTGTGGGGGGCTCGGCTCGCGGCGCACATTGCCGTACGCGTGATGCGCGGTCCGGAAGATCCGCGCTACGTGGCGTTGCGTGCGGAGTGGGGAGGCAAGCTCGCGCGGCGCTTCCTGCGATTCTTCATGCTTCAAGCAGTCGTGGATGTCGTGCTGAGCGTTCCGTTCCTGCTGATGGCGCTGGACGCCGCGCCCTTCGGCCGGCCGCTGGAACTCGCGGGGCTGATGCTCTGGGCGATCGCGTTGGGCGGGGAGAGCGTCGCCGATGCGCAGCTGGCCCGCTTCAAACGCGATCCCGCGCACCGCGGACGCGTCTGCCGCATCGGGTTGTGGAGCGTGTCGCGGCATCCCAATTACTTCTTCGAGTGGCTGATCTGGATCGCGTTCGCGTTGATGGCGAGCGGGGCGCCGTGGGGGTGGGTGGGCTGGAGCGCTCCAATACTGATGCTCTATTTCCTGCTGCGCGTGACGGGGATTCCACTCACGGAGAAGCAAGCGGTTGCGACCAAAGGGGAGGCCTACCGCGCCTATCAGCGCGACGTGTCGGCGTTCTTCCCGTGGGGGCCGAGGCGAGGGTAG
- a CDS encoding family 10 glycosylhydrolase, with translation MRPTSLVLLLIALPLAAQAPQTSVRKRTSPPPAAVAVPCGTADTSCAAPEMRREFRGVWVAAVSNIDWPSKPGLSTAEQQAELLAILDRTQAQHLNAVILQVRPAADALYKSRIEPWSEYLTGRQGRAPSPAWDPLAFAVTEAHRRGLELHTWFNPYRARHPSAKGPLSRRHLANTAPALVKKYGTHLWMDPGESAVRKRTLRVVLDVVRRYDIDGVHLDDYFYPYKERTANGTTEFPDARSWKKYLAAGGTLSRDDWRRENVNTLVRQLNEQIHAAKPWVKFGISPFGIWRPGFPEQVKGFDAYEQLYADSKLWWEKNWVDYFTPQLYWPIAKPEQSFPALMRWWGEQNASERHLWLGLYTSRVKAATPEGNGLSPSNAWTADEILAQVDTVRAYPRASGTVHFSMKAFMNDQAGVGSRLLAQPYAEVALVPPSPWLSKRALPAPTVRVRKNTATGGLSVALALPKPHVARWYLVQSRISGIWTSRMYTPSLTAEQIIPNREGVLPDRLVVTALDRAGVASPVVRLVVLP, from the coding sequence ATGCGACCGACCTCCCTCGTGCTGCTTCTCATCGCCCTGCCGCTCGCCGCGCAGGCACCGCAAACGTCAGTCCGCAAGCGTACGTCGCCGCCACCGGCGGCGGTCGCGGTGCCGTGCGGGACCGCCGATACCAGTTGCGCCGCGCCGGAGATGCGCCGCGAGTTCCGCGGGGTGTGGGTGGCCGCCGTGTCGAACATCGACTGGCCGTCGAAGCCCGGACTGTCGACAGCGGAGCAGCAGGCCGAGTTGCTGGCCATCCTGGACCGGACGCAGGCACAGCACCTCAACGCGGTCATCCTGCAGGTGCGACCCGCCGCCGATGCGCTGTACAAGAGCCGCATCGAACCATGGTCGGAGTATCTCACGGGCCGGCAGGGGCGCGCGCCATCGCCGGCGTGGGATCCGCTCGCGTTCGCGGTGACCGAGGCGCACCGGCGCGGCCTCGAGCTGCACACCTGGTTCAATCCGTACCGGGCACGGCATCCCAGCGCCAAGGGGCCGCTGTCACGGCGCCATCTGGCCAACACGGCGCCGGCGTTGGTCAAGAAGTACGGCACGCACCTGTGGATGGACCCGGGCGAGAGCGCCGTGCGGAAGCGCACGCTGCGCGTGGTGCTCGACGTGGTGCGGCGCTACGACATCGATGGCGTGCACCTGGACGACTACTTCTATCCGTACAAGGAACGCACCGCCAACGGCACCACCGAGTTCCCGGACGCGCGCAGCTGGAAGAAGTACCTCGCCGCCGGGGGCACGCTGTCGCGCGACGACTGGCGACGGGAGAACGTGAACACGCTGGTGCGTCAGCTGAACGAACAGATCCACGCCGCCAAGCCGTGGGTGAAGTTCGGCATCTCGCCATTCGGCATCTGGCGGCCGGGCTTCCCGGAGCAGGTGAAGGGATTTGATGCGTACGAACAGCTGTACGCGGATTCGAAGCTGTGGTGGGAGAAGAATTGGGTGGACTACTTCACGCCGCAGCTCTACTGGCCGATCGCGAAACCGGAACAGAGCTTTCCGGCGCTCATGCGCTGGTGGGGCGAGCAGAACGCCAGCGAGCGCCATCTCTGGCTTGGCCTGTACACGAGCCGGGTGAAAGCCGCAACACCGGAGGGGAACGGACTCTCGCCGTCGAACGCGTGGACCGCGGATGAGATCCTGGCGCAGGTGGACACCGTGCGCGCCTATCCGCGCGCTTCGGGCACCGTGCACTTCTCGATGAAGGCCTTCATGAACGATCAGGCGGGAGTCGGCTCGCGGCTGCTCGCACAGCCCTATGCTGAGGTGGCGCTCGTGCCGCCGTCGCCGTGGCTGTCGAAGCGCGCGCTGCCGGCGCCGACCGTTCGCGTCAGGAAGAACACGGCGACCGGCGGATTGTCGGTGGCCCTTGCGCTTCCCAAGCCGCATGTCGCGCGCTGGTACCTGGTGCAATCGCGCATCAGCGGCATCTGGACGAGCCGCATGTATACGCCGAGCCTGACGGCCGAGCAGATCATCCCCAACCGTGAAGGCGTTCTTCCGGACCGGCTTGTAGTGACGGCGCTGGATCGGGCCGGCGTGGCATCTCCGGTGGTGCGGCTCGTCGTCCTGCCGTAG
- a CDS encoding serine hydrolase, with the protein MIHHRSVLALCSVVLALSCTRGPIGRTVPTRSQVGPATGSLVVVGGGNMGPEILQRFVALAGGPDAPIVVIPTAGEDSVYPADWRGLAGLRAAGATNLTVLHTMDRRLAESDSFVAPIRAARGVWFPGGRQWRLVDAYLGTRTERELRAVLGRGGVIGGTSAGASILSSYLVRGARSGNNIMMAKGYEQGFGCLRNTAIDQHVVARNRQNDLQQVVTAHPELLGIGLDEGTALVVQGDRGEIIGRGKAFVHNGRDANDPGYPYLTLLPGDEYDLASRRVTARAAAGSPLTEAFVDSLFADFNTPATPGAAVLVAMDGKVLISKGYGLADLEARTPITPHTNFRLASVTKQFTAMATLLLVQEGKLRLDETLTDIFPGFPAYGSRITVRHLLTHTSGLQSYEDFVPDSQATQVLDADVLRQMTALDSTYFPPGTRFRYSNSGYAVLAMIVERRSGQRFADFLKARIFDRVGMPWTLAREEGRTPVQRRAFGHSRRNGAWLRTDQSSTSAVLGDGGIYSSVSELYRWSNALETRELLGDSLRALIFRRGTRSDSIGVDYGFGWYLEMTHALPRTRHTGSTIGFRNAVIRYPTLKATIIVLTNRNNANAAALAETIAERLTAVPRDPRWILQPSGTTASFRGISAVNGLVAWAGGSRGTVLRTVDGGESWEDVSIPGADSLDFRDVQGVSSRVAYAMSAGPAEQGQARIYRTSDGGRNWTLQWSDTTKGLFLDGIAFWDSSHGFAFSDPVNGQFVILRTENGTTWERVDPRNIPPGLPGEAAFAASGTSVAVQGRNHGWIATGGGREARVLRTADRGRTWQVSGAGIPAGPSSGFFGIAFADTRRGIAVAGDYTVSRSSGDVTMVTTDGGVSWKRASRWPSQGITGGVVAVRGAAKPTFAAVGAYGTAFTNDFGATWTHGDTLTLYTIDFAARDTGWAVGPRGRIVKFKGNAP; encoded by the coding sequence ATGATCCATCATCGCTCCGTGCTGGCCCTCTGCAGCGTCGTGCTGGCGCTCTCGTGCACTCGCGGCCCGATCGGCCGCACCGTGCCCACGCGCTCGCAGGTCGGCCCCGCCACGGGCTCGCTTGTCGTGGTGGGTGGCGGAAACATGGGTCCCGAAATCCTCCAGCGTTTCGTGGCGCTTGCCGGCGGACCGGACGCTCCGATTGTCGTCATTCCCACCGCTGGCGAAGATTCGGTCTATCCGGCCGACTGGCGCGGCCTGGCCGGCCTGCGGGCTGCCGGCGCCACCAACCTGACCGTCCTGCATACAATGGACCGTCGCCTCGCGGAAAGCGACTCATTCGTCGCCCCGATTCGTGCGGCGCGTGGCGTCTGGTTCCCGGGAGGGCGCCAATGGCGCCTCGTCGACGCCTACCTCGGCACACGTACGGAGCGCGAGCTGCGCGCCGTGCTCGGTCGCGGCGGTGTCATTGGTGGCACGTCGGCCGGCGCTTCGATCTTGTCGAGCTACCTCGTGCGCGGTGCCCGTTCGGGCAACAACATCATGATGGCCAAGGGGTACGAGCAGGGCTTCGGATGCCTGCGCAATACCGCCATTGACCAGCATGTCGTGGCCCGCAACCGGCAGAACGACCTGCAGCAGGTCGTCACCGCCCACCCGGAACTGCTCGGCATCGGCCTCGACGAGGGAACCGCCCTCGTCGTGCAGGGTGACCGCGGAGAGATCATCGGTCGAGGCAAGGCATTCGTGCATAACGGACGCGATGCCAATGATCCGGGCTATCCCTACCTCACGCTGCTCCCCGGCGATGAATACGACCTCGCGTCCCGGCGCGTGACGGCGCGGGCAGCAGCAGGGAGCCCGCTGACCGAGGCATTCGTTGACTCGCTGTTCGCCGATTTCAACACACCGGCGACGCCCGGAGCGGCCGTCCTGGTGGCGATGGACGGGAAGGTGCTCATCAGCAAGGGCTACGGTCTGGCCGACCTTGAAGCGCGCACGCCCATCACGCCGCACACGAACTTCCGGCTCGCCTCGGTGACCAAGCAGTTCACCGCCATGGCGACCCTGCTGCTCGTGCAGGAGGGGAAGCTGCGCCTGGATGAGACGCTGACCGACATCTTCCCCGGCTTCCCTGCGTACGGCAGCCGCATCACCGTGCGTCACCTGCTGACGCACACCAGCGGCCTCCAGAGCTACGAGGACTTCGTCCCGGACTCGCAGGCCACGCAGGTGCTCGATGCGGACGTCCTGCGTCAGATGACCGCCCTCGATTCGACGTACTTCCCGCCCGGAACGCGGTTTCGCTACAGCAACTCCGGCTACGCGGTGCTCGCGATGATCGTCGAACGACGGTCGGGACAGCGGTTCGCCGACTTCCTCAAGGCGCGCATCTTCGACCGCGTCGGCATGCCGTGGACGCTCGCCCGTGAGGAAGGACGCACGCCGGTGCAGCGGCGCGCCTTCGGGCACTCGCGGCGTAACGGCGCCTGGCTGCGCACCGATCAAAGCAGCACGAGCGCGGTCCTCGGCGACGGCGGCATCTACTCGTCGGTTTCCGAGCTCTACCGCTGGAGCAACGCACTGGAGACGCGTGAACTGCTCGGCGATTCGCTGCGCGCCCTGATCTTCCGCCGCGGGACGCGCTCCGACAGCATTGGCGTCGATTACGGCTTCGGCTGGTACCTCGAGATGACGCATGCGCTGCCGCGCACGCGGCACACCGGCAGCACGATCGGCTTTCGGAATGCCGTCATTCGCTATCCGACGCTGAAGGCCACCATCATCGTGCTCACCAACCGCAACAACGCCAACGCCGCCGCGCTCGCCGAGACGATTGCCGAACGTCTCACCGCCGTGCCGCGCGACCCGCGCTGGATCCTGCAACCGAGTGGCACCACGGCATCGTTCCGCGGCATCAGCGCGGTCAACGGACTGGTGGCGTGGGCGGGGGGAAGTCGCGGAACGGTGCTGCGCACCGTCGATGGCGGCGAGTCGTGGGAGGATGTGTCCATTCCGGGCGCCGACTCGCTCGACTTCCGCGACGTGCAGGGCGTCAGCTCGCGTGTCGCCTACGCGATGAGCGCCGGCCCGGCCGAGCAGGGGCAGGCCCGCATCTACCGCACCTCCGACGGCGGCCGGAACTGGACGCTGCAGTGGAGCGACACCACCAAGGGCCTCTTTCTCGACGGCATCGCCTTCTGGGATTCATCGCACGGGTTCGCTTTCAGTGATCCAGTGAATGGCCAGTTTGTCATCCTGCGCACCGAGAACGGCACCACGTGGGAGCGGGTCGATCCGCGAAACATCCCACCGGGACTCCCCGGCGAGGCGGCATTCGCGGCCAGTGGTACGTCGGTGGCGGTGCAGGGTCGCAACCACGGCTGGATTGCCACGGGCGGCGGTCGCGAGGCGCGCGTGCTGCGCACCGCGGATCGCGGGCGCACCTGGCAGGTCTCCGGCGCCGGCATTCCGGCCGGACCCAGCTCCGGCTTCTTCGGCATCGCCTTCGCTGACACCCGTCGCGGCATCGCGGTGGCCGGTGATTACACCGTGTCGCGCAGCAGCGGCGATGTCACGATGGTCACCACCGATGGGGGCGTCAGCTGGAAACGCGCCTCGAGGTGGCCATCACAGGGCATTACCGGTGGCGTGGTGGCGGTGCGTGGCGCGGCCAAGCCGACGTTTGCCGCGGTCGGCGCGTACGGCACGGCGTTCACGAACGATTTCGGCGCCACCTGGACGCACGGGGACACCCTGACGCTCTACACCATCGACTTCGCCGCGCGCGACACCGGATGGGCGGTTGGCCCCCGCGGCCGCATCGTGAAGTTCAAGGGGAACGCGCCGTGA